The genomic region TGTTAGGGATATTAGAGCGTTTAAGGTAGAGGACTTTAGCGATTTTACTGAGATTGTGAAATCCTAGTGTTTAGCCAAATTTTTAAAATTTTTGGCACTTATAGAGTGGAAAGCAACGCTTTTTTAGTAAGACTAGGCAGTCATAGCAAGCTGTTTTTAATCCACCCACACAATTTATAACGCTTAAACCAATCGCTCGCCAACTACCCCCCCCTTTTTAGGGATAAAATTTAGGGTTAAAACACCGCTTACGCTTTTTTTGCTTTTTAAACACCATCGTGTTTGCCACTTTTTAAATACCCTCGTGTGCGCATTTCCTTGCGCTTCAAAGCCCCTTCATAACGGCGGATTTCAACCTCTGTTTTAGGCTCGTATTTAGGCATGGGGGTGGGTTTGCCATTTTCCACAGCCACCATGGTGAAATAGCATGAATTCGTGTGCGTGATTTCACGAGTTTTAATGTCTTCGCTCAAAACCTTAATGCCCACTTCGCATGAAGTGTTCCCTACGTAATTGATGCTGGCTAAAAAAGTGAGCAAATTCCCTACAGGAATGGGGTATTTAAAAGTAACCCCATCCACGCTTAAAGTGACCGTTCCTTTAGCGCAATAACGAGTCGAGCACACATAAGCCACTTTATCCAATAAATTCAATAATTCCCCCCCATGCATGACATTGTTGAAATTAGCGGTTGTAGGCACGACTAAATAGCTCATCAATAATTTAGTGCGATCCGCTGTGTCTATAGTAAAATCAAAATGGCTAGAATGCGATGATTGTATTTGAGGCATTGCTCCTCCTTAATTAAAATTGGTGTTAAAAATGTTTTTTGTAAAAAACATTCCAAGAACTATATATTAGTAAAAATTAAGTAATATTGAGTGAATATTAGAGACATTAGAAAAATAATAAGAGGGTTAGCGTTAAATAATGGGCGTTGGAGAGAAAAAAGAAAGCCAAAAGGTGGCAATTATCACTGGGGCGAGTTCTGGGATTGGGTTGGAGTGCGCGTTAATGCTGTTAAATCAAGGGTATAAAGTCTATGCGCTCTCTAGGCATGCGACTTTGTGCGTGGCGTTAAACCATGCGTTATGCGAGAGCGTTGATGTTGATGTGAGCGATTCTAACGCTTTAAAGGAAGTGTTTTCAAACATCAACGCTAAAGAAGATCATTGCGATGTTTTGATCAATTCCGCCGGTTATGGGGTGTTTGGGAGCGTGGAAGACACGCCCATTGAAGAGGTTAAAAAGCAATTTAACGTGAATTTTTTCGCCCTTTGTGAAGTGGTGCAGCTTTGTTTGCCCTTATTAAAAAACAAGCCCTATTCTAAGATTTTTAACCTTTCTTCCATAGCGGGGCGTATGAGCATGCTCTTTTTAGGCCATTACAGCGCGAGTAAGCATGCCTTAGAGGCTTATAGCGATGCCTTGCGTTTAGAGCTTAAACCCTTTAACGTTCAAGTGTGTTTGATTGAGCCAGGCCCAGTGAAAAGCAACTGGAAAAAAACCGCTTTTTCAGTTGAGAATTTTGAGAGCGAAGATAGCCTTTATGCGTTAGAAGTGAATGCGGCTAAAACTTTTTATGCGAGCGTGTATGAAAAAGCCCTAAGCGCTAAAGCCGTGGCGCAAAAAATCGTTTTTCTTAGTATGAGTCAAAAAATCAAGGCCCGTTATTTGATCGGCTTAAAAACCCAATTATTGCTAGCGTTGTATCAAATCCTCCCGAGTAGCTGGTATGATTCTTTGTTCAGATTAATCGTTCTTAAAAGGAAGCGTGATGCTTAAAACCTATCATATCGCCTTAGCTTGCGTGATTTTAGCGGTGGTGGTGCTGTTGTTTGGAGGGGAGTCTTTGAGTTTGGAAGAATGGCAAGAAGTGTGCCTTAACGTGAAAAACCACTTTTTGCACAATGAAGAACTGAGCTCTTTAAGTGTTATTATTTTAGAAATACGATTACCACGAGTGATCTTAGCGCTCCTGGTGGGGGCGAGTTTGTCCGGGAGTGGGGTGGTGATGCAAACGATTTTTAGAAACCCCTTAGTTGATCCCTTTTTATTAGGGATTTCTAGCGGGGCGATGCTAGGCGTGGCGATGGCGATAGCGGTAGTGGAGTCTAATATTGCGATTTTAGCGTTTTTTGGGGCGATTTTAGCCAGCCTTGCTGTCTTAGCAATGAATAGGGTTTTAGGCAATTCCGTCCTTTCATTGGTGCTTTCAGGGGTGGTGTTGAGCGCGTTTTTAAGCGCACTTGCCGGAGCGATCAAATTCTTTGTGATCCCCCAAAAAGCGCAAGCGATTGTCGTGTGGCTTTTAGGGAGCTTGTCTTTGAGCAGTTACAAGGATTGTTTGATCGCTTTCATAGGGCTATCTTTAGGCTTTATCCCGCTCTTTTTGTTAAGGTGGCGTATTAATTTATTGAGCTTGAGCGATGCGCAAAGTTTGAGCTTGGGGATTAACCCAGTGTTATTGCGATCGCTTTGTCTGGTGTGTGTGAGCGTGGCGAGCGCTTTAGCGGTGAGCGTGTCCGGCACGATTGGCTGGATTGGGTTGGTCATTCCGCATGTGGCTAGGTTGTTTTTTGGGGCGAATTTGCAAAAATTGCTTTTAAGCTCTTTGTTAATGGGGGCGTTTTTCTTGCTTTTAGCGGATGTGGTGGCTAAAACCATTACCCCCTATGATTTACCGGTAGGCATTGCGACAAGCGTTTTAGGAGCGCCTTTTTTCTTGTGGCTTTTGTTCAGGACTAGGGGGGTGTGATGGTCTTAGAAGTTAAAAACCTGTCCTTTAAATATTCTCAAAAACTCATTTTAGACAAGTTGAGTTTTAGCGTGCCAAAAAACAGCATCACCAGCATTTTAGCGCCTAATGGATCCGGTAAAACCACGCTTTTAAAATGCCTTTTAGGGCTTTTGAAGCCTTTAGAAGAAACCGAAATTAAAGCGTGTAACAAGGATATTTTACCCTTAAAGCCTTATGAAAAAGCCAAATTGATTGCTTATATCCCCCAAGTGGAATATTATGCGTTTAATTTCAGCGTGCTAGATTTTGTCTTAATGGGGAAAGCGACGCATTTGAATCTATTCGCTATGCCTAAAGCTAAGCACATTAAAGAAGCCACTAGCGTTTTAGAGCGCTTGGATTTAGAGTCTTTAAAAGATCAAGGCATTAACGATTTGTCCGGGGGTCAGAGGCAAATGGTGCTTTTAGCCAGAAGTTTGTTGCAAAGAACGCCCTTATTGTTATTAGATGAGCCTACGAGCGCGTTAGATTTAAAAAACCAAGCCCTTTTTTTTGATGCGATTAAAGATGAGATGAAAAAACGAGAATTGAGCGTTTTAGTCAATATCCATGATCCCAATTTGGTTGCCAGGCACTCCACGCATGTGGTCATGCTCAAAGATAAAAAACTTTTTTTGCAAGCTTCCACACCAATCGCTATGACTTCACACAATTTAAGCGCGCTCTATGACACGCCCCTAGAAGCGATCTGGCATGACAATAAGCTTGTCGTGTATGCGTTGTAGGGGTTTTGTAAGATTTCAAACCCATGCTTTGAGCATGGGTTTAAGAGTGGTATTTAGAGCGGTATTTAGAAACTATACCTCATTCCTAAATTGGAAGCGAAATGGCTTGCGTTGGAAATCAAATTGTGCAAATAAACAACGCCCAAATTCAAAAACACTTCTTTAGCTAATTGCAATTCCCCACCCATCATCACTCTGGCATGGGTATTTAAAGGGTTACGAGCGGCATTGACTTTAAAAGTGTTTAAAGACGCGGCGTTATTAGAGCCAACATGAGCGAACTCTTGTAAAACTCCAGCGTTCATATAGAAATATGAAGTGTCCCCATAATAATAGCGCGCTTCCACATTAGCGTTAGCGTTGAATAGATGCTGACTGCTAGAGCCATTTTTCAAAGCCACTTTTTGATTGCTGTTGCTTTTAAAGTTGGTTGAACCTAAATGGTTATAGCTCACGCCCACGCTTGGTTTTAACACTAAAGCATTCCTAAAAAACGCAAAGTCATAACCATAGCTCGCTCTTGTTGCAGCACTATAGGCTAAGTAATGATAGCTTTGATTCAAATCTTGCAATAGAGCGCTTTTGAAATTCAAGCTTGATTGATCACTCCCTAGCGCCCCTTGAGCTTCAAAGTCAAATTCATGCTGGTTGGCAAAAATACGGCTATACACGCCAAAATTAGTGTTATTGGCCCCAGAGTTAAGGGAGTTCGCTTGATTGCTAAAAGAGCTATAACCATAGCTTCCAAAACCGCCCACAATGGCTTCCACTTCCCCATTAAGGTAAGCGTCTACGCCGGTGCTTGTGCCATACAATGAAGCGTTGCCGCCACTATTCAAGCTCGTTCCCCCAATAGCGTTAGCCCAAACATTGGTGGGTTTTTCATATTTAGGGGCAAATTGATACAACACTTCCGCCGCACTTTCTAAAGAAGCGAATCTTTGATCTTTTAAAGCTTGTAAGCGTTGAGCGAACGAGTCAATATGGTTGGTGTGCCTTCTAGAGAGATTGACTAAACGAGAATTTAAAATCATCGCGTTACTCAAGCTCAAAGTTTGCAAGCCACTGGTTTTATGCTCTAAACTGGCTATGTTGTTTAAAGTGGTAGTGGCCGCATTCAATTGCTTGGTGATTTCATTAGCGCTTGTAGCATCAATCATGGTTCTGGCATAACCCGCATCATGGCTATCAATCAATAAGGTCTGTAAGAGATCCCTACCTTGCACACCTGAATGAGTATAAAGCGTGTCAATATCTTTAGAGCGATCAGCCAATTCAAACACGCTTTCAATAGTGCCAAAATCATGCTGATTGATAGCGACTAAATTAGGAGTGGCGCTGTGAGCGAAAGGAGCGTTCTTTATGAGAGCGTAGCTAGCGAAACGCGCGTTATTAGTGGTGTTTGTGGGTAAATTTGTGGTATCGGTGCTGCTGTTAGTAGGCGTAGAATTGTTGCCTAAATTAACAGCGATTGTGGTGTTGTTAGCCGTTTTATTAATCCCTGTATTTTTCCATGCCTTACCTTCAAGATATTTGTAATTTTCAGGGTTATTCACCATGCTTTGATTGCCAATAGCCATACCGCATGCTTTAATGTCATTGAGATTATCTTTTCGCACCACGCAAATATCCA from Helicobacter pylori harbors:
- a CDS encoding acyl-CoA thioesterase, with the protein product MPQIQSSHSSHFDFTIDTADRTKLLMSYLVVPTTANFNNVMHGGELLNLLDKVAYVCSTRYCAKGTVTLSVDGVTFKYPIPVGNLLTFLASINYVGNTSCEVGIKVLSEDIKTREITHTNSCYFTMVAVENGKPTPMPKYEPKTEVEIRRYEGALKRKEMRTRGYLKSGKHDGV
- a CDS encoding SDR family oxidoreductase, producing MGVGEKKESQKVAIITGASSGIGLECALMLLNQGYKVYALSRHATLCVALNHALCESVDVDVSDSNALKEVFSNINAKEDHCDVLINSAGYGVFGSVEDTPIEEVKKQFNVNFFALCEVVQLCLPLLKNKPYSKIFNLSSIAGRMSMLFLGHYSASKHALEAYSDALRLELKPFNVQVCLIEPGPVKSNWKKTAFSVENFESEDSLYALEVNAAKTFYASVYEKALSAKAVAQKIVFLSMSQKIKARYLIGLKTQLLLALYQILPSSWYDSLFRLIVLKRKRDA
- a CDS encoding iron chelating ABC transporter permease, coding for MLKTYHIALACVILAVVVLLFGGESLSLEEWQEVCLNVKNHFLHNEELSSLSVIILEIRLPRVILALLVGASLSGSGVVMQTIFRNPLVDPFLLGISSGAMLGVAMAIAVVESNIAILAFFGAILASLAVLAMNRVLGNSVLSLVLSGVVLSAFLSALAGAIKFFVIPQKAQAIVVWLLGSLSLSSYKDCLIAFIGLSLGFIPLFLLRWRINLLSLSDAQSLSLGINPVLLRSLCLVCVSVASALAVSVSGTIGWIGLVIPHVARLFFGANLQKLLLSSLLMGAFFLLLADVVAKTITPYDLPVGIATSVLGAPFFLWLLFRTRGV
- a CDS encoding iron chelating transport ATP-binding protein, yielding MVLEVKNLSFKYSQKLILDKLSFSVPKNSITSILAPNGSGKTTLLKCLLGLLKPLEETEIKACNKDILPLKPYEKAKLIAYIPQVEYYAFNFSVLDFVLMGKATHLNLFAMPKAKHIKEATSVLERLDLESLKDQGINDLSGGQRQMVLLARSLLQRTPLLLLDEPTSALDLKNQALFFDAIKDEMKKRELSVLVNIHDPNLVARHSTHVVMLKDKKLFLQASTPIAMTSHNLSALYDTPLEAIWHDNKLVVYAL